The stretch of DNA TGGGGCGTCAATCCCCGCCGCGAAGGCAATGCCATCGCCCAGGCGTCCACACCCAATATGGACGCGCTCGCCGCTTCCTATCCGTCGACCGAGATTTCCATCTCCGGATTGGACGTGGGTCTACCCGATGGCCAGATGGGCAACTCCGAGGTCGGCCACATGCACCTCGGCGCGGGCCGCGTCGTCTACCAGGATCTCACCTTGATCCACGGCGCGATCGACGACGGCAGCTTTTTCACCAACCCCGTGCTTCGCGGCGCTGCGGATGCGGTCAAAAAATCCGGCGGCAGGCTTCACCTCATGGGGCTTCTGGGCGACGGCGGCGTCCACAGCCACCAGCGTCATCTCGAGGCGTTGATCGAGCTGGCGGCGAGGGAAAAGGTCCCGGCAACGTACCTCCATTTGTTTTTGGACGGCCGGGACACGCCGCCGAAGAGCGCCGAGGGATTTCTCCGCGAGCTTTCGGAAAAATCAAAATCCTATCCATCGGCCAAGATCGCCACCGTGAGCGGCCGCTACTACGCCATGGACCGCGACAAGCGCTGGGATCGCACGGAGAAAGCTTACCGCGCGATGGTGGGGGGGGCCGGAGTGCGCTCGCGCACTGCCGAAGATTCGATTCAAAAAAGTTATCAGGACGGAGTCACGGACGAGTTTGTCCTGCCCACCGTGATCGAGTCCGTCATGCCGGAAGGCGCGATCCGCGACGAAGACGCTGTCATCTTCTTCAACTTCAGGGCCGACCGCGCCCGCCAGTTGACGCGCGCCTTGACGCAAAAAGATTTCACGGAATTTCGCCGCGACCGGCGGATCCGGCTTTCCGCTTTCGTCACCATGACGGAATACGACCGGAGCTTCGGCCTGCCGGCGGCGTTTCCGCCGCGCGACTTGAAGAATATCCTGGGAGAGGTCGCGAGCCGGAACCATATCCCGCAACTGCGCATCGCCGAGACCGAGAAATACGCGCACGTCACGTATTTCTTCAACGGCGGCGAGGAGAAGAAATTTCCCCTCGAAGACCGGCTTCTGATTCCGTCGGTGAAAGACGTGCCAACCTACGATCTCAAGCCGGCCATGAGCGCCTACGAGATTACCGCGTCGCTCATCGAGCAGATCGAGGCCGACCGCTACGGCCTGGTGATCCTCAATTACGCCAACGCCGACATGGTCGGCCACACGGGAAATTTCGCGGCCGCGGTGCGTGCCTGCGAAGTCGTCGACGAGTGCATCGGCAAAGTCGTTCAGGCGGCGCTACGTCGCAAAGGCCGGGTTATCGTCACCGCGGACCACGGCAACGCGGAGCAGATGATCGACTACGACACCGGGCAGATTCATACGGCGCACACCACCAATCTCGTTCCCGTCATATTGGTGGGCGACTTGCTGGAGTCCGGCCGTCTCCGGCGCGGCAAAGCGATCGACGTCGCGCCCACTATATTAAAGTTGTTTGGCATTCCTCAGCCGGCTGAGATGACCGGCCGCCCGCTCTTCGTGGAAGGATGAAGGCAAAAGGATGAAGGCGGAAAATTCATCCTTCATTCCTCATCCTTCAGCCTTGCGTTTCGGACGTTGGCTCGACTGGCTTTACCCGCCGCGCTGCCGCTTTTGCCGCGAGTCCGTCTTTGAAGCGAGCGATTGTTTTTGTCGCTCCTGCCGCCGGCGAATCCGTTTGGTCACCCATCCTTTCTGCAGCGCCTGCGGCCGTCCCTTTCTCGACACGAGCGGAGACGACCACCTGTGCGGAAACTGTCTCCTGCGCCGCCCACATTTCGCGCGCGCCCGCGCCTGGGCCTGTTATCCCACCGAAGACGGCGAGGAACATCCGCTGCGCGAAGTCGTGCAGCGTTTCAAATACGGCCGCAAGGTGTCGCTGGGAAAACCGCTGGGCCGCGTGATGGCGATCGACTGTCGCGGACTGTTCGACGATCGCCCGCTCGACGTCATCTTGCCCGTGCCGCTGCATCCGAAAAGGCTCCGCTGGCGCGGCTTCAATCAGTCGGTCGCCCTCGCCCGCGAGATCGGTAAAGCGTGGGAGCTCCCGGTCGATCCGTTCGTGCTCGCTAGATCGCGCGAGACGCCGCCGCAGACCCAGCTTAACGAGGAGGAGCGAAAGAAAAATATGCGTCGCGCGTTTTCCGTCAACTCTGAGAAATCCATTGAAGGAAAAGCGATCCTACTGATCGACGACGTGTATACCTCCGGCGCTACCGTGAACGAATGCAGCCGCGCTCTGATGCGCGGCGGGGCGAAAGAAGTTTCCGTCCTGACGCTGGCACGTACGGTCTAGCGGATTTCACGGTTCAAAGCTTTTAAGGGTTCACGTGGGAACGGAAGATCAAAAGAAGTGGGACGAGAAACATGCCGGCCGCCATAGCCATGACGCTCCTTCGTCCTTTCTCCATGAGGTCCTCGACAGCCGGTCGTGGACGATCCAACCGGGCAGAGCGCTCGAAATCGCGACCGGCAAGGGAAGGAACGCGCTGCTGCTCGCCGAGCGCGGATTTCAGGTCGATGCGATGGATATCTCGCCCGTAGCCCTGGAGGAGGCGCGAAAGATTGCGCGAGCCAGGGCGCTGGACATCAACTTCATCGAGACCGACCTCGACGGCGCGGACATCGCGCCGGCGGCTTACGATCTGGTCGTCAATTTCAACTTTCTCCAGCGCGATCTGATTCCCAGAATGAAAACTGCGTTGAAGCCCGGCGGCCGCGTCGTCTTCGAGACGTTCCTGATCGATCAACGGGTCCTGGGCCATCCGCGCAATCCGTCCTATTTGCTGGGCCACAACGAGCTGCTGGAGCTCTTCCGCGACTTTCGCGTGCTGTACTATCGAGAAGGTCAAGTCCTTCAGGAAGCGAAAAAGAGCTTTCGTGCTTCGCTGTTCGCTCAAAAAACGTAGTAGTCCGAAATGTCATTCTGAGGCGAAGCCGAAGAATCCTTCGACTTCGCTCAGGACAAGTCTCTCAAGATCCTTCGCGGAGTTTATCCTGAGCTTAGCCGAAGGGCTCAGGATGACATACGGTATTTTTGGCAGTGCTGGAAAGTCGGCGCCGGCGCGTGATTCAACTATCCAATTTAGGCTTGGGCAGAATGCCGTAGGGGATGCCTTCTTCGTCGAGGCCTTCGCGCTCTTCCGGAGTGGTCGAGCCGTGAATCGGCCTCTCTTCGGTCTCGCCGTGAAAAATCGCGAGCGCTTCTTCGGCAAAGCGGGGGCCCACGTCTTCGAAATTCTTCTCGACGTATTGATGAAGCCGGATAAGTAACTCTCTCATATCGGTTTCGGAAAGATCCGGAGGTCGCGCTTCGGTCTTTTCAGCCGCCGTGCTGTCGCTCTCTTTTTTCACATGCACGGCGCACGCGTGCGGCAGCTTTTCAACCGCTGTCGTGCCGCAAGAAGGGCATGAGATGAGGCCTTTCGCGGCCTGCTGCTGGTATCCTTCGAAGTTAGAAAACCAACCTTCGAATCGGTGATTTTGGTCGCAGATCAAGTCGTAAATCACCATGGCCTATGGTTTAAGTGCGTTCGGCCCGTTTGTCAACCCGTCCTGAGTTTTACGGCAAGAGAACTAATGCTACAATTCACGCGACGTGGCGAATAATCTTACCATCAAAATTATCCGTAAGATCAGCGAGGTAAGGCGCGAAGACTGGGACCGATTGCTGAATCACGACTCGCCTTTCATGAAGTGGGACTGGCTTGACGCTTTGGAGCAGACGGGATGCATCGAGGAGGAGACGGGTTGGCTGCCCCATCATCTTATCGTCGAGCAAGGCGGCGAGGTCGTCGGCGCCTGCCCCATGTATCTCAAGCTCCACAGCATGGGCGAGTTCGTCTTCGACTACGAGTGGGCGGAGCTCGCGCACCGCCTCGGCATTTCCTACTATCCCAAGCTCCTGGTCGGTGTCCCTTTCACGCCGGTCGCCGGCGCGCGTTTTCTCACGGCCGCCGGGGCGGACAGGCTAAGTCTGATCCGGCTCATGGGACAATCGCTCGCGCGGATCGCGCAGGACAACAAGATTTCATCCGTCCACGTCAACTTCTGCCTGGAACACGAACGGCGGGCGTTGGCCGCGGTCGGATTCGTCCAGCGGGTCGGACTCCAGTTTCACTGGGAAAACCGCGGCTACGGCTCCTTCGAAGATTACCTCGGCTCCTTTCGCAGCGACCGGCGCAACAAGATCAAACGCGAGCGGCGCGCGATCGCCGAGCGCGGGATTGCGATCCGCGCCGTGGAAGGAGAAGAATTGAGCCAAAATCATCTCCGCACCATGTTCGCGCTCTACAA from Candidatus Binatia bacterium encodes:
- the gpmI gene encoding 2,3-bisphosphoglycerate-independent phosphoglycerate mutase, with the translated sequence MRDQRPLILIVLDGWGVNPRREGNAIAQASTPNMDALAASYPSTEISISGLDVGLPDGQMGNSEVGHMHLGAGRVVYQDLTLIHGAIDDGSFFTNPVLRGAADAVKKSGGRLHLMGLLGDGGVHSHQRHLEALIELAAREKVPATYLHLFLDGRDTPPKSAEGFLRELSEKSKSYPSAKIATVSGRYYAMDRDKRWDRTEKAYRAMVGGAGVRSRTAEDSIQKSYQDGVTDEFVLPTVIESVMPEGAIRDEDAVIFFNFRADRARQLTRALTQKDFTEFRRDRRIRLSAFVTMTEYDRSFGLPAAFPPRDLKNILGEVASRNHIPQLRIAETEKYAHVTYFFNGGEEKKFPLEDRLLIPSVKDVPTYDLKPAMSAYEITASLIEQIEADRYGLVILNYANADMVGHTGNFAAAVRACEVVDECIGKVVQAALRRKGRVIVTADHGNAEQMIDYDTGQIHTAHTTNLVPVILVGDLLESGRLRRGKAIDVAPTILKLFGIPQPAEMTGRPLFVEG
- a CDS encoding ComF family protein gives rise to the protein MKAENSSFIPHPSALRFGRWLDWLYPPRCRFCRESVFEASDCFCRSCRRRIRLVTHPFCSACGRPFLDTSGDDHLCGNCLLRRPHFARARAWACYPTEDGEEHPLREVVQRFKYGRKVSLGKPLGRVMAIDCRGLFDDRPLDVILPVPLHPKRLRWRGFNQSVALAREIGKAWELPVDPFVLARSRETPPQTQLNEEERKKNMRRAFSVNSEKSIEGKAILLIDDVYTSGATVNECSRALMRGGAKEVSVLTLARTV
- a CDS encoding methyltransferase domain-containing protein, giving the protein MGTEDQKKWDEKHAGRHSHDAPSSFLHEVLDSRSWTIQPGRALEIATGKGRNALLLAERGFQVDAMDISPVALEEARKIARARALDINFIETDLDGADIAPAAYDLVVNFNFLQRDLIPRMKTALKPGGRVVFETFLIDQRVLGHPRNPSYLLGHNELLELFRDFRVLYYREGQVLQEAKKSFRASLFAQKT
- a CDS encoding DUF1178 family protein, which translates into the protein MVIYDLICDQNHRFEGWFSNFEGYQQQAAKGLISCPSCGTTAVEKLPHACAVHVKKESDSTAAEKTEARPPDLSETDMRELLIRLHQYVEKNFEDVGPRFAEEALAIFHGETEERPIHGSTTPEEREGLDEEGIPYGILPKPKLDS
- a CDS encoding GNAT family N-acetyltransferase: MANNLTIKIIRKISEVRREDWDRLLNHDSPFMKWDWLDALEQTGCIEEETGWLPHHLIVEQGGEVVGACPMYLKLHSMGEFVFDYEWAELAHRLGISYYPKLLVGVPFTPVAGARFLTAAGADRLSLIRLMGQSLARIAQDNKISSVHVNFCLEHERRALAAVGFVQRVGLQFHWENRGYGSFEDYLGSFRSDRRNKIKRERRAIAERGIAIRAVEGEELSQNHLRTMFALYKTHVDALYYGRQYLTPEFFDEIGRRFASHLCLIFAERDSRVIAGTFNVRGDSALYGRYWGAFEEEPFLHFNVCYYAAIDHCIKNGLNRFEAGAGGSFKQLRGLEPQPTTSMHYLVDPKFRGAVERHLAQEREMISLKRSALLEKSQLKKG